The window GAATCCATgttctctcccccttcctttcgAGAATTGTAATATACATGAGATTATTATGCACACAAAAATGATATTAGGGTTTCTTcacattttttttatgtaattttttttataatataacaaaattattttattttttattaatcactttaacataaaaaaataatacataaagcattaatatattatatattattaagaaAAGCAGagcaattttttaattattttattatttgttttattgCAGGCTGGTAATCTGATAGAGGACAATATTACCGTGTCAACTTTCAATCCACCGTTCCAAAAGCTGAAGCGTATTGTTTCTAAGGTTACTCTCCCACTATGGCACTATATGCACGGAAACAATCCATATACGTATATAATTTGACCCGATTTTATGCGTTATAATGATTTTGGCCACTCTAAATTAAACCAGTCATTAAAGAAGTGTTAGAACTTAGTATGTCCAGTagtttgagaaaaataaaaaataacaaccgaGTAATTGAATcgcgaaattaattaaatacgaAACTCACCTTAtgaagaaataaataattaaatcgatCCTACACAAGATTACTTTTATGccaaatacaataataataacttaCGGGCGGCTACGTTATAGATGATGAACACACCTCATGGAGAGCATTACGCACACGAAACAACAATGTGGATACTTGAAGAGCTGAAATCCTACAGCTGGGATGGAAAAGCGGTGTTAACACTAGCCGCATTTTCGATGGAATATGGGAACTTTTGGCACCTTGCGCAGGTTCCAACCGGGGACCAGCTCGGAAGGTCATTGGCTCAGATGAACAAAGTTCATAGCATCGAGAGGAACAGACAAGCCCGAGCCGACTATAACATTTTGGTCAAGAGCGTATTGTTAGCCGTTGAGTGTATCACTGAGTTGGAGAGGCTCTCTACCAAAGGTTATGACTCAAAGGATGTGCCCGCCTTGTCCGATGCCTTGCAAGAAATCCCTGTGGTTGTCTACTGGACAATCATCACCATTGTATCTTGTACTACTCATATTGATTTTCTCATGGGTGATTCGTAAGTTCTCTCATATCAGTACAAGGCGTTTACTTGATCACActtcaatttatataaattatattacttCAATTGCTTAATTGTTTTCTACAGGGAAGATGGAATTGAAATATCGAATTTCGGTAACAAGCTTTCCTCCATTCTTAGCAAATTAAAGGCGCATCTGACAAGAAGCAGAAAAGAAATAGGTTACGTCGTGCTTAGtgaatagtttatttattttataaacaataataaaacgGTGCATATGCATTCATTGTTATCACTATTGGCGTCGACGGATAGATACATATAACAAATACATTATTAGTGCGTCATGCTGATAAATCAATAAGTGATTAACTCTATGCTCTGTTTATTGCAAACAGGTGAACTAGAAGATTACTGGAGGCGTAAGAGGGTCCTTCAAACACCTACAGAAATTGTAGAGGTTTTGAAGGTTCTGATCTTCCACAATGAAATTCAGGACCCCCAAGTGTACGAGGGCTTGAATAGACAAAGGGTGAATATTTAAGTATATATGGTTTCCATGACAAAATATATCGCCTAGCTTGTACcggaaattttttttatacaataatTAGAGACAGAGCTATTTActcaatttaatttgaattaggtTCTTATTTCCTTTTAATTTATTGTTGTGGGGCAAATTAAACAGGTTAGCATCGAAGTGTTTAGGCAGAAGCATGTGTTATTGTTCATTTCAGGCCTAGACAGCATCAGAGATGAGATTCGGCTTCTACAATCTATATATGTTGGATTGCAAGAAGATCCTAAAGATGTCAAGGGATACAGGAAAGAGGATTTTAAGATATTGTGGGTGCCCGTGGTGGATGATTGGAACCGTCTTCGCCAGGCAGAGTTTGAGAACTTGAAACTTGACATGCAATGGTACGTGGTTGAGTACTTCCTGCCCTTGGCGGGAATCAAACTGATAAGAGAGGACTTGAACTACAAGAATAAGCCTATCATCCCTGTGTTGAACCCTCAAGGTAGGGTCGTCAACTACAATGCAATGCACATGATCTTTGTGTGGGGCATCGATGCCTTCCCTTTCAGGCCCTCCGATGATGAGCTACTTACACAGAAATGGAACTGGTTCTGGGCCGAGATGAAGAAAGTGCATCCAAGATTACACGACCTTGTAAGTTCTACACTACATGTGCCTGCATGTTGCACATATCACTTCATACGTATACAAGTTACAGAGATGTTTGCATGATCTATTTTCTGTGTACTCAATTAGCTTCATAATCATTACCTGGTTATTACCTGTGATGTGACGAATCTTAACTAATTAAGTGCAGAAAATGAGTTCATTTCCTTCTATCAAAACTTTacaagttaaataattaatattctaTGTGTCCGCGTGTTGCTGTGTGAATTGAATACTATCGACATCAGATTAAAGGAGACAGTTTCATCTTCATCTACGGAGGTGCCGACGGTAACAGCAAGTGGATGCAAGACTTAACAGTGGCAGTAGagaaaatgaaaatgcatgagGTTATCAAGAAGGCAGATGCCATAATAGAGTATTATCCATTTGGAAAAGAAGATCCTCGGATTGTTCCCCGCTTCTGGATTGGGATTGAGAACCTGTTCGCGAGCAAGATTCTGAAGAAGCGCAGAGATCCCACCGCTGAGGAGATAAAGAGCTTGCTCTGCCTTAAACAGGACCAGCTGGGATGGGTTCTACTAAGCAAAGGCTCAAATGTGAAGTTGCTAGGTCCCGGGGAACCCATGCTTGCCACTGCCGCCGAGTTTGAGATATGGAAAGACAAAGTGCTGCAGAAAGCAGGGTTTGACGTGGCTTTCAGAGAATACTACGAGAACAAGCTTCGGGATTCACCTGCCCAATGCGCTCACATGCAATTGGCTAATTATCCTGCCGATATTCTTGATCCCATAAACTGTCCAGACCCTATGTGTGGACGAACCATGGAGATAGAATCTGTTCGGTACAAGTGCTGCCATGGTCATTCTCATAAAGCCGAACCTACAGAGAGTGGTGATGTGATGATTGAGAAGAAGTACACTTCCTGATTAATTCCACTACTAAATTACTGGTTTATGGAGGAATCCTATAGTTAATTTGGTATTTGTTTGTCCAATATATTCTCCCCtagtttacttgtttttctttttatgcctttctctttttattttcgtgTGTTTGCTCTGCAGTTGTGCTCTAGGTGCCCATCAATAATGTGTTTCGAATATGTTTTCTTTGTAGGTTGACTTAAAATATGTTTGTTACTTCAGTGATATgttataactaaataaataatacaattattattagtgcaaatttcaaattttaaactctaaatattaaaaatactctAATATAGGTGGTGCAAATAGTATATTATGACGCAAGCAAAGACATTATAAGAGTAATGATGCAAGAGTATGGATGAAAATTGTTCACATCATATCCAACTTATATAAATAGacatttatatgtaaaaaatcaTTAGATTAAAGAGAATAAAAGACAGAGACTACTCAGAATTCAAAAGTTCAGaaagaaaacataaagaaaataatTCATGCGATTCTATAGTTTGATGTAAGAATTCTTCCCAATGAAAAATAATATAGAGATCGATCTCTCctctagagaaaaaaaaaaaaaagaattgaaaacttTGTAACACAAACTATCACATAAAACAAAAGTTCCATTacacatttaaatatttttgtcaattaaATCTAATCAAATTGGTATAAGTCTAACAAATATAatgataaatctaaaaaaaatttaataatagaacaaaaatatgttaaaataaattttgttcaacagcgatatatttataatttaaaattacaatgatgtataattataatttttttacatatatttagAATAATTATGTATaagagttaaaataaaataaactacacTACTAACAGATAAATCAAATTTAACTACATATATAACCGAAAACAGCACCAACTATAAACATATTAAACTCAATTGCATTTGCGTCTCAGACTCTTCTTTCGCAATTAAATGAAAGACTCTATTCTCATCATTTACTTTtagttagaaacttagaattgCTTTAAGTTCTTAGAGTTGACGTCTCTAATTAGTGGAACTAGACTTAGGCGCGTTTGGaaactttagaaataattttttttaactttttacttatgaaaagtaatagtattaatgtttagtgcaattttcaaaaccaaattgtaactttctaagaagctatttaagagcttatagagaagttaaaaaaaaatgacttctctcgtaatacttctacttttcatcacatttctataaaataaacacttttagagttaaaaatccaaatacaaaataacttatttataagttacttttaacaaagtcatttattgtttaagttattttatcaaaagaagtttaattaagttggttaccCAAACTGGACCTTAATAGACAAAAGATAAAGAATTTTCTTAGGTGTATCAAAGTATTCTTATTTATAACAATTTATCAAGTATCACCATCAAAATTTGGTGTATAGTGAAAAATTTTTTATACCTTATTGGGGATGACTAGtcgtagataaaaaaattatacttaatcaaaataaaatttaaatttgcaatctctttttctttattatctttatatttcattgttatttatattttaaataaatgatGTGAAATTTTCAACTCCTTGCAAAATGATAAGAAAAAGTatagttttttgaaaaaaaaaattttcggttCTTGTCGTTTCTGAAATTCTTCCAACAGATAAACATACAAAGTTTTACACTACTtaatcctaaagcctaaatcctaaaaatcctaaaatcctaaaccctaaacctaaaccctaaaaacaataaaatttctaaaaaatcctaaaattctaAAACTCTAaatccctaaaccacaaaccctaattctaaatcctaaaccataaaccttaaaatcCCTAAATCCCTAAAGCCTTAAACCCAtaaaccttaaatcctaaaccttaaaccctaaacactaaaaaattctaaaaatctttaaaaaccctaaaaatcctaaaaccttaaaaaccttaAACATCCTAAAAAACATCTTCTCTCTGTTACCGTGTCTCCTACCTCGTCCACTGCTTTGTCCTTTGGCTCGTCGTTGCGTCCCCCCACTGCGTCATTTTgaaagaagtcaccatcgtgTCATTTAGACTTTTTATATAAAATCTTGCTATTTTTGTATATGATGGATAATTGTAGCTCTAATCATATGAAAACTAATGATTAGCTAGAACTATAAGATAGATAGGAAATGGAGTTGTCACAGGGAATGTGATCTCGTGGAAAATAGGGATGGGGAGCCATGGAGAATGGGGATGGAGATGGAGAGCAAATCTAAGGGAAGGAAtagggagcagggaggcatccccgcCCCCGCCCTGCTGACATCCCTAGGAAGAACACCGAAGATGAGATCCTGAGAGCAGCTGTTATGAAATATGGCAAGAACAAATGGGCTCGAATCTCTTCCCTTTTTGGTTCGTAAATCCGCTAAGCAATGCAAGGCTCGCTGGTACGAATGGCGCGATCCTTCCATCAAGAAGGTAACCCTAACCACCTTATAACCTTAATAACTAtttgtctatttatttattttacttttgccGTCTTCCGTATGctgtttacttttttttaatttgcaagCGAGTGGTTGTGTATCAAGTTTATGTATAATAGGGATTTTGATTATGAAGGACAAAAAAGTTTAGATTTTTTCAGTTTGATTGAAAGTTTATGCTTTTTGACACGAGTCTCTGAGAATGCTCGTACAATTTATAGGTTCATCATATGCTACAAGCTTTAACTGGTGATCATTTCAACCCCGTCTATCTTTTGGATCAGATATCTTCAATTTCCATGTAATTTATTCAGTTCAAGACCCTTGATTGAGAGATTTGCTTCGAGAAATCCCCAGCATTAATTACCCTCACTGACACCAAccccaaatttaaaaaaaaaaaaactatcagaACTGGCTTGAGCATTTCTTGGTTTAATTGCCATCAGCAACTTGCATCTCACCCCTTCATCAGAAGCAGTGGTTTTTTCTGGTGTGCTATCACCTATCGTGAATTTTCAGCACCCATAGCTAAATCTTTCTCCACCTCATTTCCTATTGTAGCACCCTAGTCTAATGCTGTCTTACCGTTATCAATGTGACCATCAATGATGGTACCTTCCACTTTTCCGGCGTCAGCCTTGGCAGCAAGTGCAGCATCTGGCGGTTTTGCATTAGGGTCATCTGTTTGCTTTATATCATCAGAATCCACATCCACATCATTTTTCTGGCTAGCGGTAGTCTGGTCTCGCACAGTGCCCGCTTCACTTTCATCATGAGACAAAGCAGTTGCTATAGCAGTTTCATTTTCTTCAGTGAGAGGAGCAGCTTTAAAACTCTCTGAATCCTGTGCACCAGTTTTGTCAGCAACAGTCTCTGTTGACTCGTGAGCACGATTGTTTGCTTCGATTTCTTCTTGCTTTTGTGCTTGTACCCTGTACTGTTCCATGACATTTTGTATCCTTTCCACTTCTTCCATAAGACTCCCATACTTGTATTGCAAAGTTCTCTCAAGTTCCTTTTGCTTCTGTACTTCCTCCCATAGATTGTTTATCCTGTGGGATGCTGCTAACTTCTCCTGCTTTTGCAAAGCTTCAAAGCATTCTAATTCGGTTGCAGCTATGTCCATTTGCTTGGAAGTGGCCTCAATTTGTGGCCAAAGACTGTTTTTGGCTCTCATCTGAAAAATGCA is drawn from Arachis hypogaea cultivar Tifrunner chromosome 12, arahy.Tifrunner.gnm2.J5K5, whole genome shotgun sequence and contains these coding sequences:
- the LOC112761546 gene encoding protein SIEVE ELEMENT OCCLUSION B-like — translated: MSISSVPVSSAHLQQAKASLLVNPLALTDDQILERVYITHVHTAQRYDVDSIFNVTSSIIKRSTVAADTAVVKAGNLIEDNITVSTFNPPFQKLKRIVSKMMNTPHGEHYAHETTMWILEELKSYSWDGKAVLTLAAFSMEYGNFWHLAQVPTGDQLGRSLAQMNKVHSIERNRQARADYNILVKSVLLAVECITELERLSTKGYDSKDVPALSDALQEIPVVVYWTIITIVSCTTHIDFLMGDSEDGIEISNFGNKLSSILSKLKAHLTRSRKEIGELEDYWRRKRVLQTPTEIVEVLKVLIFHNEIQDPQVYEGLNRQRVSIEVFRQKHVLLFISGLDSIRDEIRLLQSIYVGLQEDPKDVKGYRKEDFKILWVPVVDDWNRLRQAEFENLKLDMQWYVVEYFLPLAGIKLIREDLNYKNKPIIPVLNPQGRVVNYNAMHMIFVWGIDAFPFRPSDDELLTQKWNWFWAEMKKVHPRLHDLIKGDSFIFIYGGADGNSKWMQDLTVAVEKMKMHEVIKKADAIIEYYPFGKEDPRIVPRFWIGIENLFASKILKKRRDPTAEEIKSLLCLKQDQLGWVLLSKGSNVKLLGPGEPMLATAAEFEIWKDKVLQKAGFDVAFREYYENKLRDSPAQCAHMQLANYPADILDPINCPDPMCGRTMEIESVRYKCCHGHSHKAEPTESGDVMIEKKYTS